A window of the Hevea brasiliensis isolate MT/VB/25A 57/8 chromosome 6, ASM3005281v1, whole genome shotgun sequence genome harbors these coding sequences:
- the LOC110631681 gene encoding uncharacterized protein LOC110631681 — MAPPHVEAIASTYSKTNSFSKPPRPSNNNNLHRTISDISYELSKEAIDIKQLPPISEVEDAKCECCGMIEECTPEYIDRVRNKFLGKWICGLCAEAVKEEKEKNGGKIEEALNAHMSACARFNKFGRAYPVLSQAEAMREILKKSTRRAQSISPKGAQKNGGIARSSSCIAAITRAMTNLTMAN; from the coding sequence ATGGCACCACCACATGTAGAGGCTATTGCTAGTACTTACAGTAAGACCAACAGCTTCTCCAAGCCACCAAGACCCTCGAACAACAATAATCTTCATCGAACAATATCCGATATCTCATATGAACTGAGCAAGGAAGCAATCGATATCAAGCAGCTCCCGCCAATATCAGAGGTTGAAGATGCAAAATGTGAATGTTGTGGCATGATTGAAGAGTGCACCCCCGAGTACATTGATCGCGTTCGCAACAAGTTCTTAGGGAAGTGGATTTGTGGGTTGTGTGCAGAGGCAGTGAAAGAAGAGAAGGAGAAAAATGGAGgcaaaatagaggaggctcttaATGCACATATGAGTGCATgtgcaaggtttaacaagtttggTAGGGCTTATCCAGTCCTGTCCCAAGCTGAGGCCATGAGGGAGATCTTAAAGAAAAGCACAAGAAGGGCACAATCTATTAGTCCTAAAGGTGCCCAAAAGAATGGAGGGATTGCCAGGAGTTCAAGCTGCATTGCAGCTATTACAAGGGCCATGACTAATCTCACTATGGCCAATTGA